A region from the Salvia splendens isolate huo1 chromosome 15, SspV2, whole genome shotgun sequence genome encodes:
- the LOC121767655 gene encoding glutamate receptor 2.8-like isoform X1 gives MQNPHLFWLHMLLFMCLCIDPLSGFNATAAKANVGIILDLDGTMGKICKTCISMAIEDFYSNRDYNTMIEPHFRDSRSDVVTAASAAIDLLKNTQVMAIIGPQRSIQADFVIDIGDKVEVPIISTATSPSVSLKNTSYFIRSAWSSSSQVKPIAAIVKKFGWREVVFVYEDSTYGSGLVPYLTVDLLKSNAVISQQSVISSDATENQIRQELGKLMKMRTRVFVVHMLPGLASRFFKVAKEAGMMGKGYAWLIADVLTSLLDSMNPQTMEAMQGVIGVKAYVPKSVELINFEKRWRKRFHMENPEMDRTELNIFGLWSYDSIAVLAEAIERAGVTSPQFNRSVDGANLTDLGAIGTSLAGPPLVGWIRNHTSRGLSGVFNISNGQLQPSAFWIVNVNGGKEISIGFWSEQCGISRELKPYDHRDDCLTGKENLDPIVWPGKENIVPKGWEFPVNGEKFRVGVTAKNGFNEFLKVENNEETGVVQATGFCIDVFEKVWENIPYSVPIEYVALGREYRSNDEIMQKLDEKDLDAFVADITVTASRSKYIDFTFPYSESGVGIVVPIKPNGRKNAWIFMKPLTTGLWLTVGAFFVYTGFVIWVLEHRVNKAFRGPPNQQVGMIFWFSFSTFVFAQREKVRSNLTRFVVIVWVFVVLVLTSSYTANLTSMLTVDQLQPKISNVNDLIKNGEFVGHQIGSFVSEFLTNNGIVESASLKSYSNVDQFHEALSKGSRNGGVGAIIDELPYIRLLLSKHCDKYTMIGPIYPTSAFGFAFPKGSPLVFDVSREILRLKEDTDLMVRITEKWLGDEKDCPNANGALSKSQRLNLDSFKGLFVIAGVSSTLSLAIFLSRFLYENRYLLESTASTKEKLLGLARIFSREKDESLSSKETRSPDREVGVSAAASPAMSIPCEKYQEGMFSQDEGFLNLNSRNLC, from the exons ATGCAGAATCCACACTTGTTTTGGTTGCATATGCTTTTGTTTATGTGCCTTTGCATTGACCCTTTGAGTGGCTTCAATGCAACTGCTGCAAAGGCTAATGTAGGAATCATTCTTGATCTCGACGGAACTATGGGGAAGATATGCAAGACTTGCATCTCTATGGCAATCGAAGATTTCTACTCCAACCGCGATTACAACACCATGATCGAGCCTCATTTCAGAGATTCGAGGAGTGATGTTGTTACTGCAGCTTCTGCAG CTATAGATTTGTTAAAGAATACTCAAGTGATGGCGATAATCGGGCCACAAAGATCCATTCAAGCAGATTTTGTGATAGATATTGGTGACAAGGTGGAAGTTCCAATAATATCTACAGCAACGAGCCCGTCTGTATCCCTGAAAAACACATCGTACTTCATCAGATCAGCGTGGTCTTCCTCTTCTCAGGTCAAACCAATTGCAGCAATTGTGAAGAAATTCGGATGGAGGGAGGTTGTTTTTGTGTACGAGGATTCAACCTATGGAAGCGGATTAGTGCCGTATTTGACTGTGGATCTGCTAAAGAGCAATGCTGTGATCTCACAGCAAAGCGTTATTTCTTCTGATGCCACGGAGAATCAAATCCGACAGGAGCTCGGCAAGCTGATGAAGATGAGGACGAGGGTGTTCGTGGTTCATATGCTGCCAGGCCTTGCATCCCGTTTCTTCAAGGTGGCGAAAGAAGCAGGGATGATGGGAAAGGGGTATGCTTGGCTAATAGCTGACGTGCTAACGAGTCTCTTGGATTCTATGAATCCACAGACTATGGAGGCAATGCAAGGTGTAATTGGTGTGAAGGCTTACGTTCCAAAATCTGTTGAGCTTATTAACTTTGAAAAGAGATGGAGAAAGAGGTTTCATATGGAGAATCCAGAGATGGACAGAACAGAACTCAATATTTTTGGTCTGTGGTCTTATGACAGCATCGCAGTTTTGGCAGAGGCAATTGAACGAGCTGGTGTGACATCCCCGCAGTTCAATAGATCGGTTGATGGAGCAAATTTGACAGATTTGGGAGCAATAGGAACATCATTGGCTGGGCCACCACTTGTTGGTTGGATCAGAAACCACACGTCCAGAGGGCTGAGTGGTGTTTTCAACATAAGTAACGGCCAACTGCAGCCGTCTGCATTTTGGATAGTTAATGTGAATGGCGGGAAAGAAATCTCAATTGGATTTTGGAGTGAACAATGTGGTATCTCAAGGGAGCTTAAGCCTTATGATCATCGAGATGATTGTTTGACCGGAAAGGAAAATCTTGACCCCATTGTATGGCCCGGGAAAGAAAATATAGTGCCTAAAGGGTGGGAATTTCCTGTGAATGGTGAAAAGTTTAGAGTTGGAGTTACAGCAAAAAATGGTTTCAATGAATTCCTTAAAGTTGAAAATAATGAAGAAACAGGAGTTGTTCAAGCAACGGGTTTTTGCATTGATGTTTTTGAGAAGGTGTGGGAAAATATTCCGTATAGTGTCCCTATCGAATATGTTGCATTGGGTAGAGAATATAGGAGTAATGATGAAATTATGCAGAAGTTAGACGAAAAG GATCTTGATGCATTCGTGGCAGACATAACGGTCACAGCTAGCAGATCCAAGTACATAGATTTTACGTTCCCTTACTCAGAATCGGGAGTTGGCATTGTTGTTCCTATCAAGCCTAACGGGAGGAAGAATGCTTGGATATTTATGAAACCTCTAACAACCGGCCTTTGGCTAACCGTTGGAGCGTTCTTTGTCTACACTGGTTTTGTCATTTGGGTTCTTGAGCATCGCGTAAATAAAGCATTTCGCGGTCCACCTAACCAGCAAGTTGGGATGATATTCTGGTTCTCATTCTCAACGTTTGTTTTTGCTCAAA GGGAGAAAGTAAGGAGCAACTTGACAAGATTTGTGGTGATCGTGTGGGTGTTCGTGGTGCTGGTTTTGACGTCAAGTTACACTGCAAACCTGACATCCATGCTAACAGTAGATCAACTGCAGCCTAAAATCAGCAATGTGAATGATCTGATAAAGAATGGAGAGTTTGTCGGCCACCAAATAGGCTCCTTCGTTAGTGAATTCTTGACAAACAACGGCATTGTTGAATCCGCGAGCCTGAAAAGCTACAGCAATGTGGATCAATTCCACGAAGCTCTCTCCAAAGGCAGCAGAAATGGAGGAGTAGGCGCGATTATTGATGAACTCCCTTACATTAGGCTTCTCCTTTCCAAGCACTGCGACAAGTATACCATGATCGGTCCAATCTATCCAACTTCTGCCTTTGGTTTC GCATTTCCGAAGGGCTCGCCACTGGTTTTTGATGTTTCACGTGAGATCCTGAGGCTGAAAGAGGATACGGATTTAATGGTGAGGATCACAGAGAAATGGCTAGGAGATGAAAAGGATTGCCCCAATGCTAATGGAGCTCTGAGCAAATCTCAGAGGCTCAATCTTGACAGTTTTAAGGGGCTCTTCGTCATTGCCGGAGTGTCATCAACGCTCTCTCTGGCTATATTCTTGTCCCGTTTCTTGTATGAGAATCGGTATCTACTAGAATCTACTGCTTCAACGAAGGAAAAGCTTCTCGGGCTCGCTAGAATTTTTTCGAGGGAGAAGGATGAGTCGTTGTCATCCAAGGAAACGCGGAGTCCTGATCGTGAAGTCGGAGTTTCAGCAGCAGCAAGTCCAGCCATGAGCATTCCATGTGAAAAATATCAAGAAGGGATGTTTTCACAAGATGAAGGATTCTTGAATCTCAACAGTAGAAATCTCTGTTAA
- the LOC121767655 gene encoding glutamate receptor 2.8-like isoform X2: MLLFMCLCIDPLSGFNATAAKANVGIILDLDGTMGKICKTCISMAIEDFYSNRDYNTMIEPHFRDSRSDVVTAASAAIDLLKNTQVMAIIGPQRSIQADFVIDIGDKVEVPIISTATSPSVSLKNTSYFIRSAWSSSSQVKPIAAIVKKFGWREVVFVYEDSTYGSGLVPYLTVDLLKSNAVISQQSVISSDATENQIRQELGKLMKMRTRVFVVHMLPGLASRFFKVAKEAGMMGKGYAWLIADVLTSLLDSMNPQTMEAMQGVIGVKAYVPKSVELINFEKRWRKRFHMENPEMDRTELNIFGLWSYDSIAVLAEAIERAGVTSPQFNRSVDGANLTDLGAIGTSLAGPPLVGWIRNHTSRGLSGVFNISNGQLQPSAFWIVNVNGGKEISIGFWSEQCGISRELKPYDHRDDCLTGKENLDPIVWPGKENIVPKGWEFPVNGEKFRVGVTAKNGFNEFLKVENNEETGVVQATGFCIDVFEKVWENIPYSVPIEYVALGREYRSNDEIMQKLDEKDLDAFVADITVTASRSKYIDFTFPYSESGVGIVVPIKPNGRKNAWIFMKPLTTGLWLTVGAFFVYTGFVIWVLEHRVNKAFRGPPNQQVGMIFWFSFSTFVFAQREKVRSNLTRFVVIVWVFVVLVLTSSYTANLTSMLTVDQLQPKISNVNDLIKNGEFVGHQIGSFVSEFLTNNGIVESASLKSYSNVDQFHEALSKGSRNGGVGAIIDELPYIRLLLSKHCDKYTMIGPIYPTSAFGFAFPKGSPLVFDVSREILRLKEDTDLMVRITEKWLGDEKDCPNANGALSKSQRLNLDSFKGLFVIAGVSSTLSLAIFLSRFLYENRYLLESTASTKEKLLGLARIFSREKDESLSSKETRSPDREVGVSAAASPAMSIPCEKYQEGMFSQDEGFLNLNSRNLC; encoded by the exons ATGCTTTTGTTTATGTGCCTTTGCATTGACCCTTTGAGTGGCTTCAATGCAACTGCTGCAAAGGCTAATGTAGGAATCATTCTTGATCTCGACGGAACTATGGGGAAGATATGCAAGACTTGCATCTCTATGGCAATCGAAGATTTCTACTCCAACCGCGATTACAACACCATGATCGAGCCTCATTTCAGAGATTCGAGGAGTGATGTTGTTACTGCAGCTTCTGCAG CTATAGATTTGTTAAAGAATACTCAAGTGATGGCGATAATCGGGCCACAAAGATCCATTCAAGCAGATTTTGTGATAGATATTGGTGACAAGGTGGAAGTTCCAATAATATCTACAGCAACGAGCCCGTCTGTATCCCTGAAAAACACATCGTACTTCATCAGATCAGCGTGGTCTTCCTCTTCTCAGGTCAAACCAATTGCAGCAATTGTGAAGAAATTCGGATGGAGGGAGGTTGTTTTTGTGTACGAGGATTCAACCTATGGAAGCGGATTAGTGCCGTATTTGACTGTGGATCTGCTAAAGAGCAATGCTGTGATCTCACAGCAAAGCGTTATTTCTTCTGATGCCACGGAGAATCAAATCCGACAGGAGCTCGGCAAGCTGATGAAGATGAGGACGAGGGTGTTCGTGGTTCATATGCTGCCAGGCCTTGCATCCCGTTTCTTCAAGGTGGCGAAAGAAGCAGGGATGATGGGAAAGGGGTATGCTTGGCTAATAGCTGACGTGCTAACGAGTCTCTTGGATTCTATGAATCCACAGACTATGGAGGCAATGCAAGGTGTAATTGGTGTGAAGGCTTACGTTCCAAAATCTGTTGAGCTTATTAACTTTGAAAAGAGATGGAGAAAGAGGTTTCATATGGAGAATCCAGAGATGGACAGAACAGAACTCAATATTTTTGGTCTGTGGTCTTATGACAGCATCGCAGTTTTGGCAGAGGCAATTGAACGAGCTGGTGTGACATCCCCGCAGTTCAATAGATCGGTTGATGGAGCAAATTTGACAGATTTGGGAGCAATAGGAACATCATTGGCTGGGCCACCACTTGTTGGTTGGATCAGAAACCACACGTCCAGAGGGCTGAGTGGTGTTTTCAACATAAGTAACGGCCAACTGCAGCCGTCTGCATTTTGGATAGTTAATGTGAATGGCGGGAAAGAAATCTCAATTGGATTTTGGAGTGAACAATGTGGTATCTCAAGGGAGCTTAAGCCTTATGATCATCGAGATGATTGTTTGACCGGAAAGGAAAATCTTGACCCCATTGTATGGCCCGGGAAAGAAAATATAGTGCCTAAAGGGTGGGAATTTCCTGTGAATGGTGAAAAGTTTAGAGTTGGAGTTACAGCAAAAAATGGTTTCAATGAATTCCTTAAAGTTGAAAATAATGAAGAAACAGGAGTTGTTCAAGCAACGGGTTTTTGCATTGATGTTTTTGAGAAGGTGTGGGAAAATATTCCGTATAGTGTCCCTATCGAATATGTTGCATTGGGTAGAGAATATAGGAGTAATGATGAAATTATGCAGAAGTTAGACGAAAAG GATCTTGATGCATTCGTGGCAGACATAACGGTCACAGCTAGCAGATCCAAGTACATAGATTTTACGTTCCCTTACTCAGAATCGGGAGTTGGCATTGTTGTTCCTATCAAGCCTAACGGGAGGAAGAATGCTTGGATATTTATGAAACCTCTAACAACCGGCCTTTGGCTAACCGTTGGAGCGTTCTTTGTCTACACTGGTTTTGTCATTTGGGTTCTTGAGCATCGCGTAAATAAAGCATTTCGCGGTCCACCTAACCAGCAAGTTGGGATGATATTCTGGTTCTCATTCTCAACGTTTGTTTTTGCTCAAA GGGAGAAAGTAAGGAGCAACTTGACAAGATTTGTGGTGATCGTGTGGGTGTTCGTGGTGCTGGTTTTGACGTCAAGTTACACTGCAAACCTGACATCCATGCTAACAGTAGATCAACTGCAGCCTAAAATCAGCAATGTGAATGATCTGATAAAGAATGGAGAGTTTGTCGGCCACCAAATAGGCTCCTTCGTTAGTGAATTCTTGACAAACAACGGCATTGTTGAATCCGCGAGCCTGAAAAGCTACAGCAATGTGGATCAATTCCACGAAGCTCTCTCCAAAGGCAGCAGAAATGGAGGAGTAGGCGCGATTATTGATGAACTCCCTTACATTAGGCTTCTCCTTTCCAAGCACTGCGACAAGTATACCATGATCGGTCCAATCTATCCAACTTCTGCCTTTGGTTTC GCATTTCCGAAGGGCTCGCCACTGGTTTTTGATGTTTCACGTGAGATCCTGAGGCTGAAAGAGGATACGGATTTAATGGTGAGGATCACAGAGAAATGGCTAGGAGATGAAAAGGATTGCCCCAATGCTAATGGAGCTCTGAGCAAATCTCAGAGGCTCAATCTTGACAGTTTTAAGGGGCTCTTCGTCATTGCCGGAGTGTCATCAACGCTCTCTCTGGCTATATTCTTGTCCCGTTTCTTGTATGAGAATCGGTATCTACTAGAATCTACTGCTTCAACGAAGGAAAAGCTTCTCGGGCTCGCTAGAATTTTTTCGAGGGAGAAGGATGAGTCGTTGTCATCCAAGGAAACGCGGAGTCCTGATCGTGAAGTCGGAGTTTCAGCAGCAGCAAGTCCAGCCATGAGCATTCCATGTGAAAAATATCAAGAAGGGATGTTTTCACAAGATGAAGGATTCTTGAATCTCAACAGTAGAAATCTCTGTTAA
- the LOC121767541 gene encoding glutamate receptor 2.8-like — MQTCISMAIEDFYSNRDYKTMIEPHFRDSRSDVVTAASAAIDLLKNTQVMAIIGPQRSIQADFVIDIGDKVEVPIISTATSPSVSLKDSSYFIRSAWCSSSQVKAIAAIVKKFGWREIVFVYEDSTYGSGLVPYLTVDLLKSNAVVSQQSVISSDATEDQIRQELGKLIKMRTGVFVVHMLPGLASRFFKVAKEAGMMGKGYAWIIADVLTSLLDSMDPQTMEAMQGVIGVKAYVPKSVQLINFEKRWRKRFLMENPEMDRTELNIFGLWSYDSITVLAEAIERAGVASPQFNRSVDGANLTDLGAIGTSLAGPPLVGWIRNHMSRGLSGDFNISNGQLQPSAFRIVNVNGGKEISVGFWSQQCGISRELKAYDYRVNCSAEKENLDPIVWPGRENKVPKGWEISVNGKKFRVGIPAKIGFNEFLEVEKNEETGVIQATGFCIDVFEKVWENIPYNVPIEYVPLGGEYGGYGELVQKFDEMDLDVFVADITVTASRFKYIDFTFPYSESGVGIVVPIKPNGRKNAWIFMKPLTTGLWLTVGGFFVYTGFVVWVLEHRVNKAFRGPPEQQVGMIFWFSFSTLVFAQREKVKSNLTRFVVIVWVFVVLVLTSSYTANLTSMLTVDQLQPKTNHLNDLVKNGEFVGYQMGSFVRDFLIDNGIVESASLRGYITVDQFHEALSKGSRNGGVDAIIDELPYIRLLLSKHCNKYTMIGPMYPTSGFGFAFPKGSPLVFDVSPEILRLKEDKDLMVRITKKWLGDEKDCPNANGALRSSQRLNLDSFKGLFVIAGVSSTLALAIFLSRFLYENRYLLESTASVKEKLLGLARIFSREKDESLSSKETRSPDREVGVSAAASPAMSIPCEKYQEGMFSQDEGFSTVEIFVD, encoded by the exons ATGCAAACTTGCATCTCTATGGCAATCGAAGATTTCTACTCCAACCGCGATTACAAAACCATGATCGAGCCTCATTTCAGAGACTCGAGGAGTGATGTTGTTACTGCAGCTTCTGCAG CTATAGATTTGTTGAAGAATACTCAAGTGATGGCGATAATCGGGCCACAAAGATCCATTCAAGCAGATTTTGTGATAGATATTGGTGACAAGGTGGAAGTTCCAATAATATCTACAGCAACGAGCCCGTCTGTatcgctcaaagactcatcatACTTCATCAGATCAGCATGGTGTTCCTCTTCTCAGGTCAAAGCAATTGCAGCAATTGTGAAGAAATTCGGATGGAGGGAGATTGTTTTTGTGTACGAGGATTCAACCTATGGAAGCGGGTTAGTGCCGTATTTGACTGTGGATCTGCTAAAGAGCAATGCTGTGGTCTCACAGCAAAGTGTTATTTCTTCTGATGCCACAGAGGATCAAATCCGACAGGAGCTCGGAAAGTTGATTAAGATGAGGACGGGGGTGTTCGTTGTTCATATGCTGCCAGGCCTTGCATCTCGTTTCTTCAAGGTGGCTAAAGAAGCAGGAATGATGGGGAAAGGTTATGCTTGGATAATAGCTGACGTGCTAACGAGTCTCTTGGATTCTATGGATCCACAGACTATGGAAGCGATGCAAGGTGTAATAGGTGTGAAGGCCTACGTTCCAAAATCCGTTCAGCTTATTAACTTTGAAAAGAGATGGAGAAAGAGGTTTCTTATGGAGAATCCCGAGATGGACAGAACAGAACTCAATATTTTTGGTCTATGGTCTTATGACAGCATCACAGTTTTGGCAGAGGCAATCGAACGAGCTGGCGTGGCATCCCCGCAGTTCAATAGATCGGTTGATGGAGCAAATTTGACAGATTTGGGAGCAATAGGAACATCATTGGCTGGACCACCACTTGTTGGTTGGATCAGAAACCACATGTCCAGAGGGCTGAGTGGTGATTTTAACATAAGTAACGGCCAACTGCAGCCGTCTGCATTTAGGATAGTTAATGTGAATGGCGGGAAAGAAATCTCAGTTGGATTTTGGAGTCAACAATGTGGTATCTCAAGGGAGCTTAAGGCATATGATTATCGAGTTAATTGCTCAGCCGAAAAGGAAAATCTTGACCCCATTGTATGGCCggggagagaaaataaagtgcCTAAAGGGTGGGAAATTTCTGTGAATGGCAAAAAGTTTAGAGTTGGAATTCCAGCAAAAATTGGGTTTAATGAATTCCTTGAAGTtgaaaagaatgaagaaacAGGCGTTATTCAAGCAACGGGTTTTTGCATCGATGTTTTTGAGAAGGTATGGGAAAATATTCCATATAATGTCCCAATCGAATATGTTCCACTGGGTGGAGAATATGGAGGTTATGGTGAACTTGTACAGAAATTTGACGAAATG GATCTTGATGTCTTCGTGGCAGACATAACGGTCACAGCTAGCAGATTCAAGTACATAGATTTTACATTCCCTTACTCAGAATCGGGAGTTGGCATTGTTGTTCCTATCAAGCCTAACGGGAGGAAGAATGCTTGGATATTTATGAAACCTCTAACAACCGGCCTCTGGCTAACCGTTGGAGGGTTCTTTGTCTACACTGGTTTTGTTGTTTGGGTTCTTGAGCATCGCGTAAATAAAGCCTTCCGGGGTCCCCCTGAGCAGCAAGTTGGGATGATATTCTGGTTCTCATTCTCAACGCTTGTTTTTGCACAAC GGGAGAAAGTGAAGAGCAACTTGACAAGATTTGTGGTGATCGTGTGGGTGTTCGTTGTGCTGGTTTTAACGTCAAGTTACACTGCAAACTTGACGTCCATGCTTACAGTAGATCAATTGCAGCCTAAAACCAACCATCTGAATGATCTGGTAAAGAATGGAGAGTTTGTTGGATATCAAATGGGCTCCTTTGTTAGGGATTTTTTGATAGACAACGGCATTGTTGAATCCGCGAGCCTGAGAGGCTACATCACCGTGGATCAATTCCACGAAGCTCTCTCCAAAGGCAGCAGAAATGGAGGAGTAGACGCGATTATTGACGAACTCCCTTACATCAGGCTTCTCCTCTCCAAGCACTGCAACAAGTATACCATGATCGGTCCAATGTATCCAACTTCTGGCTTTGGTTTC GCATTTCCAAAGGGTTCGCCACTGGTTTTTGATGTTTCTCCCGAGATCCTGAGGCTGAAAGAGGATAAGGATTTAATGGTGAGGATCACAAAGAAATGGCTAGGAGATGAAAAGGATTGCCCCAATGCTAATGGAGCTCTGAGATCATCTCAGAGGCTCAATCTTGACAGTTTTAAGGGGCTCTTCGTCATTGCTGGAGTGTCATCAACGCTCGCTCTGGCTATATTCTTGTCCCGTTTCTTGTATGAGAATCGGTATCTACTAGAATCTACTGCTTCAGTGAAGGAAAAGCTTCTCGGGCTTGCTAGAATTTTTTCGAGGGAGAAGGATGAGTCGTTGTCATCCAAGGAAACGCGGAGTCCTGATCGTGAAGTCGGAGTTTCAGCAGCAGCAAGTCCAGCCATGAGCATTCCATGTGAAAAATATCAAGAAGGGATGTTTTCACAAGATGAAGGATTCTCAACAGTAGAAATATTTGTTGATTAA